A region of Thermogemmata fonticola DNA encodes the following proteins:
- a CDS encoding DJ-1/PfpI family protein, with protein MKALVLLDDGFEDVTVHYLWYRLREAGWEVCLASPLMHVLVGMHNYRIEPDTTIHQVNPSDYDLLLIPDGTCVERLRLREEAVDVTRTFVQDGLPVAAIGHGPQLLISAGVLDGRQVTCTPGIRDDVRAAGAAYRDEAVVVDGQLFTCRDREDLPLLLPRLLYPSRWNQHV; from the coding sequence ATGAAAGCGTTGGTGTTGCTCGATGACGGCTTTGAAGACGTGACCGTGCATTACCTTTGGTACCGGCTCCGCGAGGCGGGATGGGAAGTTTGCCTGGCTTCCCCCCTCATGCATGTGCTCGTGGGCATGCACAATTACCGCATCGAACCCGATACCACCATCCATCAGGTCAATCCCAGCGATTACGATCTGCTCCTGATCCCGGATGGGACGTGTGTCGAACGGCTGCGGTTGCGGGAAGAGGCCGTCGATGTGACACGGACATTTGTACAAGACGGCTTGCCTGTGGCGGCCATCGGCCACGGCCCCCAACTGCTCATCAGCGCTGGAGTGCTCGACGGACGGCAAGTGACGTGCACGCCGGGCATTCGGGATGACGTCCGGGCCGCGGGGGCTGCCTATCGGGATGAGGCAGTCGTCGTGGATGGCCAGCTCTTCACCTGCCGCGACCGCGAAGACTTGCCCCTGCTCCTGCCCCGCCTGCTTTACCCCTCTCGCTGGAATCAGCACGTCTAA
- a CDS encoding ankyrin repeat domain-containing protein, producing the protein MAWSRRQFTITCASSVVLGADALTAAEPELAPPPTPVPVEPPFVRDYPKPSFTPSWRRSPLPRLLVQDFVIFAHSDLPMVQRLLTRQPALVNATIDWGGGDWESALGAASHMGRRDIAEYLLAHGARIDIFCATMMGLIDVVKTFLTLQPALIDAKGPHGFTLHFHAQLADDGGKILDFLQSIKKVDLPPNPFRKK; encoded by the coding sequence ATGGCCTGGAGCCGCCGCCAATTCACCATCACCTGCGCCAGCAGTGTCGTGCTGGGAGCGGACGCCCTCACAGCCGCCGAACCGGAGTTGGCCCCGCCCCCGACCCCGGTTCCCGTCGAGCCACCCTTCGTCCGCGACTATCCCAAGCCCAGCTTCACCCCCTCCTGGCGCCGTTCCCCGCTTCCCCGCCTGCTCGTCCAGGACTTCGTGATCTTCGCTCACAGCGATTTGCCCATGGTTCAGCGCTTGTTGACCCGCCAGCCCGCCCTGGTCAACGCCACCATCGACTGGGGCGGCGGAGATTGGGAATCCGCCCTCGGTGCTGCTTCCCACATGGGCCGCCGCGATATCGCCGAGTACCTCCTGGCCCACGGTGCCCGCATCGACATCTTCTGCGCCACCATGATGGGACTAATCGACGTGGTCAAAACCTTCCTCACCTTGCAACCCGCCTTGATCGACGCCAAAGGACCCCACGGCTTCACCCTCCACTTCCACGCCCAACTCGCCGATGACGGCGGTAAAATCCTGGACTTCCTCCAATCCATCAAAAAAGTCGATCTGCCCCCCAATCCCTTCCGCAAAAAATAA
- a CDS encoding DUF1501 domain-containing protein, translating to MLQLLGQPKRFCDGYTRREWLTVGAAAGLTLAEALRWGSASAASLAAHTAGRFFGRAKSCILLFLYGSPSQLELADMKPDAPLEVRGELRPIRSTLPGCDVCELLPQTSRVMHLLTVVRSVTHPYPIHGVAYATTGVPQIDVAMELAPNDSRHWPFIGSVVAYLEQQRSPAARRKPVPDNIALPFPFSSQRRGEVPRAGPYPAFLGRPYAPHFTQFHGRANRTITKTLNNESETFAEPYVGIDPDAYFTLGPPPAPDITLDRLERRRSLLEQLEQARRVRDRIDSGDPFREMAYTLLTSPQVRQALDVRREPAKVRDTYGHTLFGQSCLAARRLIEAGSRFVTVFWDEYGLAGSGWDTHWEHYPRLREELMPGFDRGFAALLTDLEQRGLLDETLVLVLSEHGRTPKLNSSKGGGRDHWSQAYTVLLAGGGISRGKVIGKTDRIGGTVVDRPVSPKDILATAYYLLGFDLETTLRDRIGRPVPLLPTGSVLHDALG from the coding sequence ATGTTGCAATTGCTGGGTCAACCGAAACGGTTCTGTGACGGTTACACGCGTCGGGAATGGCTGACGGTTGGAGCAGCGGCGGGCCTGACTTTGGCGGAGGCCCTGCGCTGGGGGTCGGCTTCGGCAGCCAGTCTAGCAGCCCATACGGCCGGACGATTCTTTGGCCGGGCGAAGTCTTGCATTCTGCTGTTTCTCTATGGCTCCCCCAGCCAGCTCGAACTGGCGGATATGAAGCCGGACGCTCCCCTCGAGGTCCGCGGCGAACTCCGCCCCATCCGCTCGACGCTTCCCGGCTGCGATGTTTGCGAATTGTTGCCGCAGACCAGCCGCGTCATGCACCTGCTGACAGTCGTGCGCTCGGTGACCCACCCGTATCCGATCCACGGCGTAGCCTATGCCACCACCGGCGTGCCCCAGATTGACGTCGCCATGGAACTGGCGCCGAATGACAGCCGGCACTGGCCGTTCATCGGGTCGGTGGTGGCCTATCTGGAACAACAGCGTTCGCCCGCCGCCCGGCGCAAGCCCGTGCCGGACAACATCGCCCTTCCCTTCCCCTTCAGCAGTCAGCGGCGGGGCGAAGTGCCGCGTGCCGGACCTTATCCTGCCTTCCTGGGCCGGCCCTATGCCCCCCACTTCACCCAGTTCCACGGCCGAGCCAATCGCACCATCACCAAGACGCTCAACAACGAAAGCGAAACCTTCGCGGAACCTTACGTCGGGATCGATCCGGACGCCTATTTCACGCTCGGACCGCCTCCGGCTCCTGACATCACGCTGGACCGCCTGGAACGCCGCCGCTCCTTGCTCGAACAGTTGGAACAGGCCCGCCGCGTCCGCGACCGCATCGACAGCGGCGACCCTTTCCGCGAGATGGCCTACACCCTGCTCACTTCACCCCAGGTACGCCAAGCCCTGGATGTGCGGCGGGAACCGGCCAAAGTACGCGACACCTACGGCCATACTCTCTTCGGCCAAAGCTGCCTGGCCGCCCGGCGGCTCATCGAAGCCGGCAGCCGCTTCGTCACCGTCTTCTGGGATGAGTACGGCCTGGCCGGCTCCGGGTGGGACACCCACTGGGAACACTACCCTCGCTTGCGCGAAGAACTGATGCCCGGCTTCGACCGCGGCTTCGCTGCCCTCCTCACCGACCTGGAACAACGCGGCCTGCTCGACGAAACCCTCGTCCTGGTCCTCAGCGAACATGGCCGCACCCCCAAACTCAACTCCAGCAAAGGCGGCGGACGCGACCACTGGTCCCAGGCTTACACCGTCCTGCTTGCCGGAGGCGGCATCAGCCGGGGCAAAGTCATCGGCAAAACCGATCGCATCGGCGGCACCGTCGTCGATCGGCCTGTCTCGCCTAAGGACATCCTCGCCACCGCCTACTACCTCCTCGGCTTCGACCTGGAAACGACGCTCCGCGACCGCATCGGACGCCCGGTTCCCCTCCTCCCCACCGGCTCCGTCCTCCACGACGCCCTCGGCTGA